One Helicobacter cetorum MIT 00-7128 DNA window includes the following coding sequences:
- a CDS encoding pyridoxal phosphate-dependent aminotransferase: protein MTYSSKIQSLSESATIAISTLAKELKAQGKDILSFSAGEPDFDTPQAIKDEAIKALNEGFTKYTPVAGITELLKAITDKLKRENNLDYEPNEILVSNGAKQSLFNAIQALVEEGDEVIIPVPFWVTYPELVKYSGGVSKFIQTDEKNHFKITPKQLQDALSPKTKMLILTTPSNPTGMLYSKAELEALSEVLKDTKVWVLSDEIYEKLVYNGSFVSCASINEDMKKRTITINGLSKSVAMTGWRIGYVASKDKKLIKLMNNLQSQCTSNINSITQKASIVALNGMVDKEIEMMRIAFQKRCDLAHAQINAIEGLQVLKPDGAFYLFINIGNLCKGDSMQFCHELLEKEGVALVPGKAFGLEGYVRLSFACSEEQIKQGIERLARFVKNL, encoded by the coding sequence ATGACTTACTCTTCTAAAATACAATCACTTTCTGAATCAGCCACTATCGCTATTAGCACCCTTGCAAAAGAGCTAAAAGCACAAGGAAAAGATATTTTAAGTTTTTCAGCCGGTGAGCCAGATTTTGATACCCCACAAGCCATTAAAGATGAGGCGATTAAGGCTTTAAATGAGGGCTTTACTAAATACACTCCTGTAGCTGGAATAACAGAATTATTAAAAGCTATTACCGATAAATTGAAACGAGAAAATAACCTAGATTATGAGCCAAACGAAATTTTAGTGAGTAATGGGGCTAAACAAAGCTTGTTTAATGCCATTCAAGCCTTAGTAGAAGAGGGCGATGAAGTGATTATCCCTGTGCCTTTTTGGGTAACTTACCCTGAGCTTGTAAAATATAGTGGGGGAGTGAGCAAATTTATCCAAACTGATGAAAAAAACCATTTTAAAATCACTCCTAAACAACTTCAAGATGCCCTAAGCCCTAAAACCAAAATGCTTATTCTAACCACCCCATCAAATCCTACCGGCATGCTCTATAGCAAGGCCGAGTTAGAGGCTTTGAGCGAAGTTTTGAAGGACACAAAGGTATGGGTGCTTAGCGATGAGATTTATGAAAAGCTTGTTTATAATGGCTCTTTTGTTTCTTGTGCCTCAATCAATGAAGATATGAAAAAGCGCACCATTACCATTAATGGCTTAAGCAAGTCTGTGGCCATGACAGGCTGGCGCATTGGCTATGTGGCGAGCAAGGATAAAAAGTTGATTAAATTGATGAATAATTTGCAAAGTCAATGCACTTCTAATATCAACTCTATCACGCAAAAAGCCTCTATTGTAGCTCTTAATGGTATGGTAGATAAAGAAATTGAAATGATGCGCATAGCTTTTCAAAAGCGTTGTGATTTAGCTCATGCTCAAATCAATGCCATTGAGGGATTACAAGTTTTAAAACCTGATGGTGCGTTTTATCTCTTTATCAATATTGGCAATCTTTGTAAGGGGGACTCTATGCAATTTTGCCATGAGTTACTAGAAAAAGAGGGCGTGGCTCTAGTGCCTGGAAAAGCCTTTGGTTTAGAAGGCTATGTGCGCTTATCCTTTGCATGTTCAGAAGAACAAATCAAACAAGGTATTGAGCGACTCGCTCGCTTTGTAAAAAATCTATAA